One genomic region from Jilunia laotingensis encodes:
- a CDS encoding FecR family protein, translated as MKYTETEAEKILERLVASTRSPKGRFSAKESYKLLERRLPVRKTHLFRIRTFRTIAAAAAIALLCVMSWAAYEYVLPVGVQTVSTLADCRTIELPDGTQVTLNHFSSLTYPKRFRGTYRKVVLGGEGYFEVSKDKKHPFVVEAGEVNVQVLGTHFNIEAYTNNPDIKTTLFEGSVAVSIDGGSERLVLRPNESAIYNKVEKDLTLKTVENASEEIAWQKGAFIFNKLPLEEIARELSNSFGVEIDIDDAALRDYHLTARFDQEETLEDILSLLQTGRGFTFRPISKNKIIITKDSQ; from the coding sequence ATGAAATATACAGAAACGGAAGCTGAGAAAATACTCGAAAGACTCGTAGCCTCTACCCGTTCGCCCAAAGGACGGTTTTCGGCAAAAGAAAGCTATAAATTGCTGGAACGGCGCTTGCCCGTCCGGAAGACTCACCTGTTCAGAATCCGGACCTTCCGGACAATAGCAGCAGCGGCAGCCATCGCATTGCTCTGCGTGATGAGTTGGGCGGCTTATGAATACGTGCTTCCGGTGGGCGTGCAGACTGTCAGCACACTTGCCGACTGCCGAACCATAGAACTGCCGGACGGGACACAGGTTACACTGAACCATTTCTCTTCCCTCACCTACCCGAAACGTTTCCGCGGCACCTACCGGAAAGTAGTTCTTGGTGGGGAAGGATATTTCGAAGTAAGCAAGGACAAAAAACATCCGTTCGTTGTAGAAGCCGGAGAAGTGAACGTCCAAGTGCTGGGCACCCACTTCAACATCGAAGCTTATACAAACAACCCGGATATAAAAACAACCCTTTTCGAAGGTTCCGTAGCTGTAAGCATTGACGGGGGATCGGAGCGTCTCGTACTCCGACCCAACGAAAGTGCCATATATAATAAGGTGGAGAAAGACCTCACACTGAAAACAGTAGAAAATGCCTCGGAAGAGATTGCCTGGCAAAAAGGCGCGTTCATTTTCAACAAGCTTCCCTTGGAAGAGATTGCACGGGAATTGAGCAACTCATTCGGGGTGGAAATCGATATAGATGACGCGGCACTCCGCGATTATCATCTCACAGCACGCTTCGACCAGGAAGAGACATTGGAAGACATCCTAAGCTTACTGCAAACAGGAAGAGGTTTCACCTTCAGACCCATCAGTAAAAACAAGATTATCATAACTAAAGATTCACAATGA